A single uncultured Methanobrevibacter sp. DNA region contains:
- a CDS encoding DUF1786 domain-containing protein, whose product MRILAIDVGTGTQDIMIYDTEKELENSIKLVLPSPHLFISQKIREIENDIYFKGEIMGGGKLKKTIQEHMDKGYDVVMHPTCARTIRDNLEQVKSFGIKISENEKEFKDYTKISLGDINITKLSEFLLGYDLEFDFDKIAIAVQDHGYNENMGDRDFRFEKIREKVSKPISPLEFGFVEDIPEYFTRMQAVKRQIKSEGIEDTPLVMDTKFASIAGMCYDEMVEKLNSFVVIDIGNGHTTAASIENGKIQGVFEHHTSSLTGESLERYIKRLASGEITHEEVYNDHGHGAHVLNPISKLEKVIVSGPKRELIEKTNLDWHHAAPGGDVMMTGTVGLVKTILG is encoded by the coding sequence ATGAGAATATTAGCTATTGATGTAGGAACAGGTACCCAGGATATAATGATATACGATACTGAAAAAGAACTGGAAAATTCCATAAAATTGGTATTGCCTTCCCCGCATTTGTTCATTTCACAAAAAATAAGAGAAATAGAAAATGACATCTACTTTAAAGGAGAAATAATGGGCGGAGGAAAATTAAAAAAGACTATCCAGGAGCATATGGATAAAGGATATGACGTTGTAATGCACCCTACATGTGCAAGAACAATCAGAGACAACCTTGAACAGGTAAAATCATTCGGAATAAAAATATCTGAAAATGAAAAGGAATTCAAAGACTATACAAAAATTTCCCTTGGAGATATAAACATTACAAAACTTTCAGAATTTTTACTTGGATATGACCTGGAATTTGACTTTGATAAGATTGCAATAGCTGTACAGGATCACGGATACAATGAAAATATGGGAGATCGGGATTTCAGATTCGAAAAAATAAGAGAAAAAGTCTCAAAACCTATTTCACCACTGGAGTTCGGATTTGTTGAAGACATTCCTGAATATTTCACAAGAATGCAGGCTGTAAAAAGACAGATAAAATCTGAAGGAATAGAAGATACACCATTGGTAATGGATACCAAATTTGCATCAATAGCTGGAATGTGTTACGATGAAATGGTTGAAAAATTAAACAGTTTTGTGGTAATAGATATAGGAAACGGTCACACAACAGCAGCATCAATAGAAAACGGTAAAATTCAAGGAGTATTTGAACATCATACATCAAGTTTAACTGGTGAATCACTTGAAAGATACATAAAAAGACTGGCATCAGGTGAAATAACCCATGAAGAAGTTTACAATGACCATGGCCACGGCGCACATGTTTTAAATCCGATTTCAAAATTGGAAAAAGTAATAGTGAGCGGGCCTAAAAGGGAACTGATTGAAAAAACAAATCTTGACTGGCATCATGCTGCACCTGGAGGTGATGTGATGATGACCGGTACTGTAGGATTAGTAAAGACAATATTAGGATGA
- the albA gene encoding DNA-binding protein Alba: MENNTIFVGSKPVMNYVLAVVTQFNEGSDKVLLRARGKAISRAVDAAEIVRNRFVPDSDVTDIQISTEEIENYNQEKTNVSIIEILIEKSN; this comes from the coding sequence ATGGAAAATAATACAATTTTTGTAGGTAGTAAACCTGTTATGAATTATGTTTTAGCAGTTGTTACTCAATTTAATGAGGGTTCTGATAAAGTATTACTTCGTGCTAGAGGTAAAGCTATAAGTCGGGCTGTTGATGCTGCTGAAATTGTTCGCAACAGATTTGTACCAGATTCCGATGTTACAGATATTCAAATTTCTACTGAAGAAATTGAAAATTACAATCAGGAAAAAACAAATGTGTCTATTATTGAAATTTTAATTGAAAAGAGTAACTAA
- a CDS encoding 2-isopropylmalate synthase: MPNQKYSEINLANKIYIFDTTLRDGEQTPGVALTVDEKIQIAQKLNNLGVDKIEVGFPASSPGEIKAAKEINALNLDSTLVGLSRSLNKDIDAVLDSDLSYIHTFIGTSPLHRDYKLKKSKEEIIESAVSSVEYAKDHGLTVEFSAEDSTRTEREFLLEIFSEVESAGADFLDVPDTVGVLTPVHTRELISDIKNNFKTPVSVHFHNDFGLATANTLTAMECGADQAHVTVNGLGERTGNCSLEELVVTLKVAYGVDLGLDTTRLYSLSHLVGRLTGIKMPVNKPIVGDNAFAHESGIHVHGILNNAFTYEPMSPEMVGHSRKIVLGKHTGANSLKSKLKEYHIDLNQEQFNNVFAQIKSLGDSGRCVTDDDLISIAITELASARETPIIIKGMNISMGANVSPTATVKLEIDGDEKETASTGVGPIDAALNAVRTLVQDTIDLELEEYNLEAINGGTDALAEVFVITSDSHGNKSTGRSTNQDVVLASILAVIDSMNKLLLINRNQ; the protein is encoded by the coding sequence ATGCCTAATCAGAAATATTCAGAAATTAACTTGGCTAATAAAATATACATTTTCGATACAACTCTAAGAGATGGTGAACAAACACCTGGTGTTGCATTGACTGTTGATGAAAAGATTCAAATTGCACAAAAACTTAATAATCTGGGTGTAGATAAAATTGAAGTCGGTTTTCCAGCTTCTTCTCCCGGTGAAATAAAAGCTGCTAAAGAAATCAATGCTTTAAATTTGGATTCAACTCTTGTTGGTCTTTCACGTTCTTTAAATAAAGATATTGATGCTGTTTTGGATTCAGATTTAAGTTATATTCATACATTTATAGGTACTTCACCTTTACATAGGGATTATAAACTCAAAAAATCCAAAGAAGAAATAATTGAAAGTGCCGTAAGCTCAGTCGAATATGCTAAAGACCATGGACTGACTGTTGAATTTTCTGCAGAGGATTCCACCAGAACAGAAAGAGAATTCTTATTGGAAATTTTTAGCGAGGTTGAAAGTGCAGGTGCTGACTTTTTGGATGTACCGGATACCGTAGGGGTTTTAACACCTGTTCATACACGTGAACTTATTTCTGATATTAAAAATAACTTCAAGACTCCTGTAAGTGTTCATTTCCATAATGATTTCGGTCTTGCAACAGCTAATACTTTAACTGCTATGGAATGTGGAGCTGACCAGGCTCATGTAACCGTCAATGGATTAGGTGAAAGAACTGGTAACTGCTCTTTAGAAGAGCTTGTCGTTACATTAAAAGTTGCTTATGGTGTTGATTTAGGACTGGACACTACTAGACTTTACAGTTTATCACATCTTGTCGGCCGTTTAACCGGTATTAAAATGCCTGTCAATAAGCCTATTGTAGGAGATAACGCATTTGCCCACGAATCCGGTATTCATGTTCATGGTATTTTAAATAATGCATTTACTTATGAACCAATGTCTCCTGAAATGGTTGGCCATTCAAGAAAAATCGTTTTGGGAAAGCACACTGGTGCAAATTCCTTAAAATCCAAACTTAAGGAGTATCATATAGACTTGAATCAAGAACAGTTCAACAATGTTTTTGCTCAAATCAAAAGTCTTGGGGACAGTGGAAGATGTGTAACTGATGATGATCTGATTTCCATTGCTATTACTGAACTTGCTTCAGCTCGTGAAACTCCTATAATTATTAAAGGCATGAATATTTCAATGGGAGCTAATGTTTCACCTACTGCTACTGTTAAATTGGAGATAGATGGTGACGAAAAAGAAACTGCAAGTACTGGTGTCGGACCTATTGATGCAGCATTGAATGCCGTACGTACTTTAGTTCAGGATACTATCGATTTGGAACTTGAAGAATATAATCTGGAAGCTATTAACGGCGGTACAGATGCGTTGGCTGAGGTTTTTGTTATCACTTCTGATTCACATGGTAATAAATCCACAGGCAGGTCAACCAATCAGGATGTAGTTCTTGCAAGTATCCTTGCAGTTATTGATTCTATGAATAAATTATTGTTAATAAATAGAAACCAATAA
- a CDS encoding ABC transporter permease: MIEPKKFWWMIKKELISLKRHPARLVSILAFPIIMILLFGYGMGGEMTDLPIVVVSQSDGNLTDLTLDTIKNTETYHVVEVMDSLSDAKARVDSGEVKAAIILPSDYDDDSTQQKGVTLYLDSSDQMASQILESSTQGIFYRLSNMVASQTSVTSQDANITPSLGHSLENFKDDISLHINRIYGHIKYIDFLVPAILGMTIMMSCMMGMGATIAGERETGELARLFMTPTSVSTVIGGKIAAKLLIELVRALILIFMAVLLFNVSIKGGFLQTFIVLVIGALCFVGFGIMLSARTSTQEDYAQISLPFSMPMMFVSGVFYPIETMPWILQKLAYIFPLTYLNDAMRGIMLKGQTLGDVWVDIVVLLGFTLLFFIIGVKRFNRDV; the protein is encoded by the coding sequence ATGATAGAGCCTAAGAAATTTTGGTGGATGATTAAAAAGGAACTGATTTCCCTTAAAAGACATCCTGCTAGACTGGTATCTATTTTAGCATTTCCTATAATCATGATTTTGCTTTTTGGTTATGGAATGGGTGGAGAAATGACAGACTTGCCTATAGTTGTTGTTTCTCAAAGTGACGGAAATCTGACAGATTTGACTTTGGATACAATTAAAAATACAGAAACTTATCATGTTGTTGAGGTAATGGACAGTTTAAGCGATGCTAAAGCTCGTGTTGATTCGGGAGAAGTAAAGGCCGCTATTATACTGCCGAGTGATTATGATGATGACTCTACGCAGCAGAAAGGCGTAACGCTTTATCTGGATTCGTCAGATCAGATGGCATCCCAAATCCTTGAATCTTCAACACAGGGAATATTCTATAGATTGTCAAATATGGTGGCATCACAGACAAGTGTCACTTCCCAGGATGCCAATATCACTCCTTCTTTAGGACATTCCTTAGAAAATTTCAAGGATGATATCAGCCTCCACATCAACAGAATTTACGGCCATATCAAATATATTGACTTTTTGGTTCCTGCAATTTTGGGAATGACAATAATGATGAGCTGTATGATGGGTATGGGTGCAACCATAGCTGGTGAGAGAGAAACAGGTGAACTTGCAAGACTCTTTATGACTCCTACTTCAGTTTCAACTGTAATCGGAGGTAAGATTGCTGCAAAGCTGTTAATTGAACTGGTGAGGGCTTTAATACTTATATTCATGGCAGTGCTGCTCTTTAATGTCAGTATTAAAGGCGGTTTCCTCCAGACATTTATAGTTTTGGTAATCGGTGCATTGTGCTTTGTTGGATTTGGTATAATGCTTTCTGCAAGAACATCAACTCAGGAAGATTACGCTCAGATTTCACTTCCGTTTTCAATGCCGATGATGTTTGTTTCAGGGGTATTCTATCCTATTGAAACCATGCCTTGGATATTGCAGAAATTAGCATACATCTTCCCGTTAACTTATTTGAATGATGCAATGAGAGGAATTATGCTTAAAGGGCAAACATTAGGTGATGTCTGGGTGGATATTGTTGTTCTTTTAGGTTTCACACTTTTATTCTTTATAATTGGTGTAAAACGATTTAATAGGGATGTATAG
- a CDS encoding PHP domain-containing protein, giving the protein MLKMDSHIHSEYSPDSNSKIDYILDVARKRNIDVIAISDHNTVDGTSEVLRKTRNTDILAIPSIEISSTEGHILGFGCEENIPRDLTPEDTIDRIHDLGGLAIIPHPYCFYRHGLLHKTDYKKLKIDAIETKNARFIAGYCNNKAKKLSQKENIPSLGASDAHYWEFVGDCYSLVDAEKDIDSIFKAIVKNNVEAHGKGTSNMLLSKYLFERNVLKKFD; this is encoded by the coding sequence ATGCTAAAAATGGACTCACATATCCACAGCGAATATTCGCCGGACTCAAATTCAAAAATAGATTACATACTGGATGTAGCCAGAAAAAGAAATATAGATGTGATTGCAATTAGTGACCACAATACCGTTGATGGAACCAGTGAAGTTTTAAGAAAAACAAGAAACACAGATATATTAGCCATTCCATCTATAGAAATTTCTTCAACAGAAGGCCATATACTTGGTTTTGGCTGTGAGGAAAACATACCTAGAGACCTAACTCCTGAAGATACAATTGACAGAATCCATGATTTAGGAGGTCTTGCAATTATACCTCATCCATATTGTTTTTACAGACATGGACTGCTGCATAAAACAGACTATAAAAAATTAAAAATAGATGCAATAGAAACAAAAAACGCCAGATTTATTGCAGGTTACTGCAATAATAAAGCAAAAAAATTATCACAAAAAGAAAATATTCCTTCCCTGGGAGCAAGTGATGCCCATTACTGGGAATTCGTTGGGGACTGTTATAGTCTGGTTGATGCTGAAAAAGATATTGACAGCATTTTTAAAGCAATAGTTAAAAATAATGTAGAGGCTCATGGAAAGGGTACATCAAACATGTTGCTTTCAAAATACTTGTTTGAGCGAAATGTATTAAAGAAATTTGATTAA
- a CDS encoding AAA family ATPase: MPRKGLGKGLDSLIPDIYDENFDSNSTPSLEDMLNDTEPEETPKEPETPKEEPPKEEEKPSDDKNIFEEIEEEDDVEEDKPTSEGSEESGEEVSEEETEEETSEETGTSEDLSGDSSSEETVQTSQEVPEIRVNMAHVDEVKEIVNKNPRITLWSARSSAVFRYLRKTEPEFSISKEASTLIDEAVSKKYPEIWKLFEEF; the protein is encoded by the coding sequence ATGCCTCGTAAAGGTCTTGGAAAAGGATTGGATTCTTTAATCCCGGATATTTATGATGAAAATTTTGATAGTAATTCCACTCCATCTTTAGAAGATATGTTAAATGATACTGAGCCTGAAGAAACTCCAAAAGAACCGGAAACTCCTAAAGAAGAACCTCCAAAAGAGGAAGAAAAGCCTAGTGATGATAAAAATATTTTTGAGGAAATAGAGGAAGAGGACGATGTTGAAGAAGATAAACCAACTTCAGAAGGAAGTGAAGAAAGCGGAGAAGAGGTCTCAGAGGAAGAAACAGAGGAAGAAACTTCAGAGGAGACTGGAACATCCGAAGACTTATCTGGCGATAGCAGTAGCGAAGAGACTGTACAAACATCACAAGAAGTCCCAGAAATCCGAGTAAATATGGCTCATGTTGATGAAGTTAAAGAAATAGTAAATAAAAATCCAAGGATTACACTTTGGTCTGCTAGATCTTCAGCAGTATTTAGATACTTACGTAAAACTGAACCTGAATTCAGTATTTCTAAAGAAGCTTCCACTTTAATTGATGAAGCTGTTTCTAAAAAATATCCTGAAATATGGAAATTATTTGAAGAATTCTAA
- a CDS encoding ATP-binding cassette domain-containing protein gives MKNAIETENLTKIYNNSFTAVNSLNLEIPNKTIFGMLGPNGAGKTTTIKMLTCLIQPTSGKATVGGYDVQKNPDEVRNLLGMVPQQVSLYKDLTVMENSQLCADYYGVPVDERDSRIEDLMELVDIKYAKDKRVGQLSGGQKQKASLVASLVHRPDILFLDEPTIGLDPTTKRTLWDLIRELNDSGHTIILCSHDMHEVDMLCDNVGIINTGNLVAYDTPQGLKDSLLESNKKEMTEALGKISQENEVSTSTQEDMENLSLKKMSFLLKNQSDDIIDAIKKSSDVKSFELAHNGRINLRVDSFDDMAVQNVLNDVISAGGIIKSISTEEPSLEDVFIKATSEVNEDDRA, from the coding sequence ATGAAAAACGCAATTGAAACTGAAAACTTAACAAAAATTTACAATAATAGTTTCACTGCAGTCAATTCTCTTAATTTGGAAATTCCAAATAAAACTATTTTTGGAATGCTTGGTCCGAACGGTGCGGGAAAAACAACCACAATAAAGATGCTCACTTGTTTAATCCAGCCTACCTCAGGTAAGGCTACAGTCGGAGGATATGATGTCCAGAAAAATCCCGATGAAGTCAGAAACCTGTTGGGAATGGTTCCGCAGCAGGTAAGTCTTTATAAGGATTTGACCGTAATGGAAAATTCACAATTGTGCGCCGATTATTATGGCGTTCCTGTTGATGAGAGGGATTCCCGTATTGAGGATTTAATGGAACTGGTAGACATTAAATATGCTAAGGATAAAAGGGTAGGTCAGCTTTCAGGTGGTCAAAAACAGAAAGCTTCACTCGTTGCAAGTCTTGTACACAGACCAGATATTTTATTTTTAGACGAGCCTACTATCGGTTTGGATCCAACTACCAAACGAACATTATGGGATTTAATCAGAGAATTGAATGACAGTGGTCACACTATAATCTTATGTTCTCACGACATGCATGAAGTGGATATGCTGTGTGACAATGTTGGAATCATAAATACAGGTAATTTAGTAGCTTATGATACTCCGCAGGGTCTCAAAGATTCTCTTTTGGAAAGCAATAAAAAGGAGATGACCGAGGCTTTGGGAAAGATATCTCAAGAAAATGAAGTTTCAACTTCAACACAGGAAGATATGGAGAACTTAAGTTTAAAAAAGATGTCCTTTTTGCTTAAAAATCAAAGTGATGATATTATTGATGCTATTAAAAAATCTAGTGATGTTAAAAGCTTTGAACTGGCACATAATGGACGTATTAATTTAAGAGTTGACAGCTTTGATGATATGGCTGTTCAAAATGTTTTAAATGATGTTATTTCTGCAGGAGGTATCATCAAATCAATTTCAACCGAAGAGCCGTCTTTGGAAGATGTTTTTATTAAAGCCACTTCAGAGGTGAATGAAGATGATAGAGCCTAA
- a CDS encoding PQQ-binding-like beta-propeller repeat protein — protein MYKKLGIGFVICLLCLSPIAAADWNSFAGGVDHSGYRDENSDFVTNLWTANMGSPVKSSPAIYNDYMYIVSADGILKAIDMETGKVEWDLDLKSKTNSSPIVNSNRLYIGCEDGLKAININSHKVVWDYDCSNVQSTPFFYEDIVYFGCDDGHLYGLDKQDGSVELNKKLDGELKASPIVVDDSIYIGSTNGRLYSVDTDKQSNWEFNTGDEILSSPSFVNDTVIFGSTDGNLYCLNESDGSLNWKVDLNNKIISSPTVDEYNNNVYIGSDEGNLTCLDTRDGNVKWSHSVGNKVQTTAAIKGNLVAFASNNGYLYVLNKFTGLEEFTYNPGTVLFNSPITSSPVINGNSLLFGDDSGNVYSLNIEKYEVPGSMQMYYSLAVLIVIIIVAIVLVRKVKGRK, from the coding sequence ATGTATAAAAAATTAGGAATAGGATTTGTAATTTGTCTTTTATGTTTATCTCCAATCGCAGCTGCAGACTGGAATTCATTTGCAGGTGGAGTGGACCATAGCGGATATAGGGATGAAAATTCAGATTTTGTAACAAATCTGTGGACTGCAAATATGGGATCTCCTGTCAAGTCATCTCCTGCTATCTATAACGATTATATGTATATCGTTTCAGCTGATGGTATCCTGAAAGCTATTGATATGGAAACAGGAAAAGTCGAATGGGATTTGGATTTGAAATCAAAAACCAATTCTTCACCGATTGTAAACTCAAACAGATTATATATAGGATGTGAAGATGGACTTAAAGCCATAAACATTAACAGTCACAAAGTCGTATGGGACTATGACTGCAGCAATGTTCAGTCAACTCCATTTTTCTATGAAGATATTGTTTACTTCGGATGTGACGATGGCCATTTATATGGTTTGGATAAGCAGGACGGAAGCGTAGAGTTAAACAAAAAATTGGACGGTGAACTCAAGGCTTCCCCAATTGTTGTAGATGATTCCATTTATATTGGTTCCACCAACGGAAGACTTTATAGTGTTGATACAGACAAACAAAGCAATTGGGAGTTCAATACAGGAGATGAAATACTTTCTTCCCCTAGCTTTGTAAATGATACAGTTATATTTGGTTCAACAGACGGCAATTTATACTGTTTAAATGAATCTGATGGTTCTTTAAACTGGAAAGTTGACTTAAACAATAAAATCATTTCCTCTCCTACTGTGGATGAATATAACAATAATGTTTACATAGGTTCAGATGAAGGTAATTTAACATGCCTTGACACCCGTGACGGTAATGTTAAATGGAGCCATAGCGTTGGCAATAAGGTTCAAACAACTGCTGCCATCAAAGGCAATCTTGTGGCTTTTGCATCCAACAACGGTTACTTATATGTATTAAATAAATTCACAGGGCTTGAAGAGTTTACCTATAACCCTGGAACTGTTTTATTTAATTCTCCGATTACCTCTTCACCTGTAATAAATGGTAACAGTTTATTGTTCGGTGATGATTCCGGCAATGTTTATTCATTGAACATTGAAAAATATGAAGTTCCGGGATCTATGCAGATGTACTATTCATTAGCTGTTTTAATTGTTATAATTATTGTAGCTATTGTTTTAGTGCGTAAAGTTAAAGGTAGAAAATAA
- a CDS encoding radical SAM protein, whose amino-acid sequence MSTLEKMKILTDSAQYDLCDYVSHNKSSQINLPGIYEAIGHNGCKIPLFKTLQSNKCKNDCKYCINQSKRNFTRLELSPEELAKAFLGYYNRGLVNGLFLSSGISDDVDSTMEKQIETVHLLRKKYGYDDYIHLKIVPGASKDSIRRAMALANRVSINIEAATPSGLAELSSTKDYNKDILRRLSWINSLQHKSTTYPNSTHTTQLIVGANDESDKEILSRMEKIYKKSDLKRTYFSAFTPIEETDFSNKEACSTDRTAKLYNADSLLNDYHYSVKELVFDDNDKLSLRQDPKILAAKNMDIFPVEVNSAPLIELIRVPGIGIKSAKQIISIRKKSPFTNKEQLRKLGVVVDRAEPYIKISGQYQTTFDF is encoded by the coding sequence ATGAGTACTTTAGAAAAGATGAAAATTCTTACAGATTCCGCACAATATGACTTATGTGATTATGTCAGTCACAATAAGAGCTCACAAATAAATTTACCCGGAATCTATGAAGCTATAGGCCATAACGGATGTAAAATTCCTCTTTTTAAAACACTCCAATCAAATAAATGCAAAAACGATTGCAAGTATTGCATAAACCAGTCTAAAAGAAACTTTACAAGACTGGAACTGTCACCTGAGGAACTTGCAAAGGCATTTCTTGGATATTACAACAGAGGCCTTGTAAACGGTCTATTTTTAAGCTCTGGAATAAGTGATGATGTAGACTCCACAATGGAAAAACAGATTGAAACTGTTCATCTTTTAAGAAAAAAATATGGATATGATGACTACATCCACCTTAAAATTGTACCTGGAGCAAGCAAGGATTCCATTAGAAGGGCAATGGCATTGGCAAATAGAGTAAGTATTAACATTGAAGCTGCAACTCCTTCAGGTCTTGCGGAATTATCATCTACTAAAGACTATAACAAAGATATACTGAGAAGATTATCCTGGATAAATTCTCTACAGCATAAAAGTACAACATATCCAAATTCTACTCATACCACCCAGCTTATTGTCGGTGCAAATGATGAAAGTGACAAGGAGATTTTATCAAGAATGGAAAAAATCTACAAAAAATCCGATCTGAAAAGGACATATTTTTCTGCTTTTACCCCAATTGAAGAAACAGATTTCAGCAATAAAGAGGCATGTTCAACAGACAGGACCGCAAAATTATACAATGCAGACAGTTTACTTAATGATTATCACTACAGCGTAAAGGAACTGGTATTTGATGATAATGATAAGTTATCTCTGAGACAAGATCCGAAGATATTAGCTGCAAAAAATATGGATATATTCCCTGTAGAAGTCAACTCTGCACCATTGATAGAACTGATAAGAGTTCCAGGTATTGGTATAAAATCTGCAAAACAAATAATTTCTATTAGGAAAAAATCACCATTTACGAATAAAGAACAGCTTCGAAAATTAGGTGTTGTAGTAGACAGAGCTGAACCATATATCAAAATAAGCGGACAATATCAAACTACTTTTGATTTTTAG
- a CDS encoding ParA family protein produces MSEVIAVMNQKGGCGKTTTVVNTATSLAVMGKSVLVVDMDPQANATTSFGIDKTKIENTIYDAIIGDISIKKATIPTFIKNLFIIPSNISLSGAGMELSKRENYHIILKETLKDVVPLFDYVFIDLPPSLGVITVNALVASDSVLIPIQAEYYALEGVADLINTIQLVEKRLRSPTPIKGILLTLYDKRTRLSKDVHKELKSHFGESNLLFKTVIPRNIRLAEAPSFGKPCLIYDPDSTGTKAYLKLAKEILKRDEEGI; encoded by the coding sequence ATGAGTGAAGTAATTGCGGTGATGAATCAAAAAGGGGGTTGTGGTAAAACAACAACTGTTGTAAATACTGCAACATCTCTAGCAGTGATGGGAAAATCTGTTTTAGTTGTAGATATGGATCCTCAGGCTAATGCTACAACTAGTTTCGGGATTGATAAAACTAAAATAGAAAATACAATCTACGATGCTATCATAGGGGATATAAGTATTAAAAAAGCAACAATTCCTACGTTTATTAAAAATTTGTTTATTATCCCAAGTAATATATCCCTTAGTGGAGCAGGAATGGAGCTTTCTAAACGTGAAAATTATCATATAATTTTAAAAGAAACTCTAAAAGATGTTGTCCCATTATTTGATTACGTTTTCATCGATTTACCTCCTTCATTAGGTGTCATAACAGTCAATGCATTAGTAGCTTCCGATAGTGTTTTAATACCTATCCAAGCTGAGTATTATGCCCTTGAAGGTGTTGCTGACTTAATTAATACTATTCAGTTAGTTGAAAAGAGACTTAGAAGTCCAACCCCAATAAAAGGAATTCTCCTAACTCTATATGATAAGAGAACCAGACTTAGTAAGGATGTACATAAAGAGCTTAAAAGTCATTTTGGTGAAAGCAATCTGCTGTTTAAAACTGTTATTCCTAGAAATATTAGATTAGCTGAGGCTCCAAGTTTTGGAAAACCTTGTTTAATTTATGATCCGGACAGTACTGGAACAAAAGCTTATTTAAAATTAGCAAAAGAAATCTTAAAAAGAGATGAGGAGGGTATCTAA
- a CDS encoding TrpB-like pyridoxal phosphate-dependent enzyme yields the protein MDYKITLNSNEVPKEWYNIIADLPVELPMPINSEGKDQIASLQLAFTKAGLEQEFAQDQYIKIPNDVRKLYMQMGRPSPLFRATKLEEYLNTPAKIYYKREDTSPTGSHKLNSAIPQAYFAKKEGVERLTTETGAGQWGTALSLACNLLDIECTVYMVKVSFNQKPDRKNIMNIYNGNVYASPSENTKVGRGILAENPDHPGSLGVAISEAMEEALENDEVKYSLGSVLNHVMLHQTIIGQELKKQLEIAEETPDVMIACAGGGSNLAGCLFPFIKDKINGESETQFIAVEPSACPTLTKGSYEYDFGDVSGFTPMLKMFTLGHDFVAPTVHAGGLRYHGMSPLVSLLTKEGYIEPRSAHQRDVFEAGITFARNEGILPAPETTHAIKVAIDEALKCKQTGEEKTIVMNFSGHGMLDLKGYASYFEGSMENAK from the coding sequence ATGGATTACAAAATTACTTTAAACTCTAATGAAGTGCCTAAAGAATGGTACAATATTATCGCTGATTTGCCAGTTGAACTTCCTATGCCTATTAATAGTGAAGGTAAAGATCAGATTGCATCTCTTCAGTTGGCTTTTACAAAAGCAGGTTTGGAACAGGAATTTGCTCAAGATCAATATATTAAAATACCAAATGACGTAAGAAAACTTTATATGCAGATGGGCAGACCTTCTCCATTATTTAGAGCTACTAAACTTGAAGAGTATCTTAATACTCCTGCTAAAATCTATTATAAGCGTGAAGATACTTCGCCAACGGGTTCACATAAGTTGAACTCAGCTATCCCTCAGGCTTATTTTGCTAAAAAAGAGGGTGTTGAAAGATTAACTACTGAAACCGGTGCTGGCCAATGGGGTACGGCTTTATCTCTTGCATGTAATTTGCTTGACATTGAATGTACAGTTTATATGGTTAAAGTATCATTCAACCAAAAGCCTGACAGAAAAAATATAATGAATATCTATAACGGTAATGTCTATGCTTCTCCAAGTGAAAATACTAAAGTAGGCAGAGGTATTTTAGCTGAAAATCCAGACCATCCAGGCTCTTTAGGAGTAGCTATTTCTGAAGCTATGGAAGAAGCTCTGGAAAATGATGAAGTCAAATACTCTTTAGGTAGTGTATTGAACCATGTAATGCTTCATCAAACCATTATCGGTCAGGAACTTAAAAAACAGCTTGAAATTGCTGAAGAAACTCCTGATGTGATGATTGCTTGTGCAGGTGGTGGAAGTAATCTTGCAGGTTGTTTATTCCCATTTATTAAAGATAAAATTAACGGTGAATCTGAAACTCAGTTTATTGCAGTTGAACCTAGCGCTTGTCCTACATTAACTAAAGGAAGTTATGAATACGATTTCGGTGATGTCAGCGGATTTACTCCAATGCTTAAGATGTTTACCTTAGGTCATGACTTCGTTGCTCCTACTGTTCATGCAGGAGGTTTAAGATACCATGGTATGTCACCTTTAGTATCACTATTAACTAAAGAGGGCTATATTGAACCTAGATCTGCTCATCAAAGAGATGTTTTCGAAGCCGGTATTACATTTGCACGTAATGAAGGTATATTGCCTGCTCCTGAAACCACTCATGCAATTAAAGTTGCTATTGATGAAGCATTAAAATGCAAACAGACTGGTGAGGAAAAAACCATTGTCATGAACTTCTCAGGTCATGGAATGTTGGACTTAAAAGGATATGCTAGCTATTTCGAAGGATCTATGGAAAACGCTAAATAA